In one Oryzias latipes chromosome 13, ASM223467v1 genomic region, the following are encoded:
- the trim59 gene encoding tripartite motif-containing protein 59 — MDSLEEDLTCSVCYQLFSDPRVLPCSHTFCQPCLENLLQVSTNYSIWRPLRLPIKCPNCRSVVELPPAGVDALPSNVSLRAIIEKYQRDEEPRPPSCQEHPRQPLNMYCIQDRQLICGLCLTVGQHHGHPIDDLQAAFAREKATPQQLAELSEHRWAEVCELGEQLEQEKTRCEGLLRQDRDDVTQFFHSLALVMAKKKEAYLEVLDKAAAEVSQAYDPLIQRVKELQEEQLELMSLGSSVEEEEESPLAFLEKVHLFRERVDKFLKAPLPHAIKLSVTPRAADYLQQHWPPLTIGALEEAPVPAVCCCTRRGSAEAAAADGSAAAARVSWPDQLLAVSAFLVTLLLTAVWLNPLGRAGWPHFGQLVHSQTGDFLASVEEGVMWAWTTTGVTLHGWSSQLSLLRDQVFQVMAAFFETPSS; from the exons ATGGACAGCCTGGAGGAGGACCTGACCTGCTCGGTGTGCTACCAGTTGTTCTCCGACCCGCGGGTCCTCCCGTGCTCGCACACCTTCTGCCAACCTTGCCTGGAGAACCTGCTGCAGGTGTCCACCAACTATTCCATATGGCGCCCGCTCCGCCTACCAATCAAATGCCCCAACTGTCGCAGCGTGGTGGAGCTGCCCCCGGCGGGCGTGGACGCCCTGCCCAGCAACGTCTCCCTGCGGGCCATCATTGAAAAG TACCAGCGAGATGAGGAGCCACGCCCCCCGTCCTGCCAGGAGCACCCCAGACAGCCCCTCAACATGTACTGCATCCAGGATCGCCAGCTGATCTGCGGGCTGTGTCTGACCGTCGGGCagcaccacggccaccccatAGACGACCTGCAGGCCGCTTTCGCCAGGGAGAAGGCCACTCCCCAGCAGCTGGCCGAGCTCTccgagcacagatgggctgag GTTTGTGAGCTGGGGGAGCAGCTGGAGCAGGAAAAAACCCGATGCGAGGGTTTGCTGAGACAGGACCGGGACGACGTGACCCAGTTTTTTCACTCCCTGGCGTTGGTAATGGCCAAAAAGAAAGAGGCTTACCTGGAGGTTCTGGACAAAGCTGCTGCTGAGGTGTCCCAGGCGTATGACCCCCTGATCCAGAGGGTCAAGGAGCTGCAG gaggagcagctggagctcATGTCTCTGGGTTCGTCggtggaagaggaggaggaatcCCCGCTGGCCTTCTTGGAGAAGGTGCACTTGTTCCGAGAGAGAGTGGACAAGTTCCTCAAAGCGCCGCTGCCGCACGCCATCAAGCTCTCGGTCACGCCGCGCGCGGCCGACTACCTGCAGCAGCACTGGCCCCCGCTGACCATCGGGGCTCTGGAGGAAGCGCCCGTCCCCGCCGTCTGCTGCTGCACCAGACGCGGCAGTGCAGAGGCGGCGGCTGCAGATGGGAGCGCCGCAGCTGCGAGGGTGTCGTGGCCCGACCAGCTGCTGGCCGTTTCTGCGTTCCTGGTGACGCTGCTGCTGACGGCGGTGTGGTTGAACCCGCTCGGAAGAGCCGGCTGGCCTCACTTTGGTCAGTTGGTCCACAGCCAGACTGGGGATTTCCTCGCATCTGTCGAGGAGGGGGTAATGTGGGCGTGGACGACCACGGGGGTCACTCTGCATGGGTGGAGCTCACAGCTTTCTTTACTGAGGGATCAGGTCTTTCAGGTCATGGCTGCTTTTTTTGAAACACCTTCTTCCTGA